The following proteins are encoded in a genomic region of Rubrobacter xylanophilus DSM 9941:
- a CDS encoding glycine betaine uptake BCCT transporter encodes MLGKLRASSVDPGVFYVSVAVAAAFVVWGVFFTESLSAAASAALGYVISNFGWVFVLSTFGFLVFVLFLAFSRYGRIRLGREGEEPEFSTPSWVAMMFSVGMGIGLMFYGVAEPISHLTAPPHGLAEPGSEEAARLAMQYSYFHWALHPWAIYAVVGLSLAYFVFRKGRSNLISTAFYPLLGDRVEGVPGKAIDVLAIFATLFGTATSLGLGALQINGGLSYLWGVPTGTGVAIAIIAVLTVAFVVSAVTGVHNGIQWLSNTNMVLAALLLLFVLVVGPTVFILNTFTESIGDYFSRLVPMSFQTAAFGDADWLAGWTIFYWAWWISWTPFVGTFIARISRGRTIREFVLGVLVVPSLVTFVWFAVLGGTALDLQLDGGADIAGAVSESPAAALFATLEQFPLSVPMSLLAVFLVGLFFVSGADAGAVVMGMLSSRGVLEPNRALVALWGILAGAAAAICLLSGGLEGLQQAAIISAAPFVVVMILMCYSLFRELRSETLPGIAPPEHDGAQSLSAPRQRARKEP; translated from the coding sequence ATGCTCGGAAAACTCAGAGCTTCCTCGGTGGACCCCGGGGTTTTCTATGTATCGGTTGCGGTGGCGGCGGCCTTCGTGGTGTGGGGGGTCTTCTTCACGGAGAGCCTTTCGGCTGCGGCCTCGGCGGCGCTGGGCTACGTGATCTCCAACTTCGGTTGGGTGTTCGTGCTCTCCACGTTCGGGTTTCTGGTCTTTGTGCTGTTTCTGGCGTTCTCCCGCTACGGCCGGATAAGGCTCGGTCGGGAGGGCGAGGAGCCCGAGTTCAGCACGCCCTCCTGGGTTGCGATGATGTTCAGCGTGGGGATGGGCATCGGGCTGATGTTCTACGGGGTTGCCGAGCCCATCTCGCACCTTACGGCGCCGCCGCACGGGCTTGCGGAGCCGGGCAGCGAGGAGGCGGCCCGGCTGGCGATGCAGTACTCCTACTTCCACTGGGCGCTGCACCCCTGGGCGATATACGCGGTGGTGGGGCTCTCGCTGGCGTACTTCGTCTTCCGCAAGGGGAGGAGCAACCTGATCTCCACGGCGTTCTACCCGCTGCTCGGGGACCGGGTCGAGGGGGTGCCCGGCAAGGCGATCGACGTTCTGGCCATCTTCGCCACGCTGTTCGGGACGGCCACCTCGCTGGGGCTCGGCGCCCTGCAGATCAACGGGGGGCTGAGCTACCTGTGGGGCGTCCCCACGGGCACCGGGGTGGCCATCGCGATCATCGCGGTCCTCACGGTGGCCTTCGTGGTCTCGGCGGTGACCGGGGTGCACAACGGCATCCAGTGGCTCTCCAACACGAACATGGTGCTCGCCGCGCTCCTGCTGCTGTTCGTGCTGGTGGTGGGGCCCACGGTGTTCATCCTGAACACGTTCACCGAGTCCATCGGCGACTACTTCAGCCGGCTGGTGCCGATGAGCTTCCAGACGGCGGCCTTCGGGGACGCCGACTGGCTGGCGGGCTGGACCATCTTCTACTGGGCCTGGTGGATCTCCTGGACCCCGTTCGTAGGGACGTTCATCGCCAGGATCTCGCGCGGCCGGACGATCCGGGAGTTCGTCCTGGGGGTGCTGGTGGTGCCGAGCCTGGTGACCTTCGTCTGGTTCGCCGTGCTGGGCGGGACGGCGCTGGACCTGCAGCTGGACGGCGGCGCGGATATCGCCGGGGCCGTCTCCGAGAGCCCCGCCGCCGCCCTCTTCGCCACCCTGGAGCAGTTCCCGCTCTCGGTGCCGATGTCGCTGCTGGCGGTGTTCCTCGTGGGGCTGTTCTTCGTGAGCGGGGCCGACGCCGGGGCGGTGGTGATGGGGATGCTCTCCTCGCGCGGCGTCCTGGAGCCTAACCGCGCCCTCGTCGCCCTCTGGGGCATCCTCGCCGGGGCCGCCGCCGCCATATGCCTCCTCTCCGGCGGGCTGGAGGGCCTGCAGCAGGCCGCCATCATCTCCGCCGCGCCCTTCGTGGTGGTGATGATCCTGATGTGCTACTCCCTCTTCAGGGAGCTGCGCTCGGAGACCCTCCCCGGGATAGCCCCGCCGGAGCACGACGGAGCCCAGAGCCTGAGCGCCCCCCGCCAGAGGGCCCGAAAGGAGCCCTAG
- a CDS encoding GMC family oxidoreductase yields the protein MRNKGSLRTEEPILDGKLSCDYLVLGGGTAGAVVAARLAEETEAEVVLVEAGPSDEGDWRVLELWNWPNLLGTDFDYDYTIEPQERGNSLIRHSRGKVLGGCSSHNSAIAFRAPDYDLEVWERSGAAGWGPEGTRPYYDRVFDRVHVETIPPDNTCTAAFVEAAVQAGYPLIRFNEEELREGVGWLQINARAGIRQSSSVAYLHPLGRLPNLTVLTETRVLRVLLDGGGEAVGAETSRGTIRARGEVILCCGAFDSPKLLMLSGIGPEEHLREAGVPCRVDLPGVGEHLLDHPEGVVIWEASRPIPPISRQGWEAALFARVDPASEVPDLMFHFGTSAFDINTSQLGYPSAEHAFSLTPNVMRARSEGFVRLRSSDPAAPPVIDFRYFTDPDGYDDWIMTEGVKLARRIAEQPALRPWVRRELAPGPNVRDDGQVSEYARRSANTVYHPAGTCRMGAPDDPAAVVDPQLRVRGVGRLRVADASVFPTMIGTNPCITCMMIGEKCADLVLGADAGTLQPRELAR from the coding sequence ATGCGCAACAAGGGGTCTCTGCGGACGGAGGAGCCGATCTTGGACGGGAAGCTGAGCTGCGACTATCTGGTGCTCGGGGGAGGGACGGCCGGGGCGGTGGTGGCCGCCCGGCTCGCGGAGGAGACGGAGGCCGAGGTGGTGCTCGTGGAGGCGGGGCCCTCCGACGAGGGCGACTGGCGGGTGCTCGAGCTCTGGAACTGGCCGAACCTGCTCGGCACCGACTTCGACTACGACTACACCATAGAGCCGCAGGAGCGGGGCAACAGCCTCATCCGGCACAGCCGGGGGAAGGTGCTCGGGGGGTGTAGCTCGCACAACTCGGCCATCGCCTTCCGGGCGCCGGACTACGACCTCGAGGTCTGGGAGCGCTCCGGGGCGGCGGGGTGGGGGCCTGAGGGCACCCGCCCGTACTACGACCGGGTCTTCGACCGGGTGCACGTGGAGACCATCCCGCCGGACAACACCTGCACCGCCGCCTTCGTCGAGGCCGCGGTGCAGGCGGGCTACCCGCTCATCCGCTTCAACGAGGAGGAGCTGCGGGAGGGGGTGGGCTGGCTGCAGATAAACGCCCGGGCGGGCATCCGGCAGTCCAGCTCGGTGGCCTACCTCCACCCGCTCGGGCGCCTGCCGAACCTCACCGTCCTCACCGAGACCCGGGTCTTGCGGGTCCTGCTCGACGGCGGCGGGGAGGCGGTCGGGGCCGAGACCTCGCGCGGGACCATCCGCGCCCGGGGCGAGGTCATCCTCTGCTGCGGGGCCTTCGACTCGCCCAAGCTGCTCATGCTCTCCGGCATAGGGCCGGAGGAGCACCTGCGGGAGGCGGGCGTCCCGTGCCGGGTCGATCTCCCCGGGGTGGGGGAGCACCTGCTCGACCATCCCGAGGGGGTGGTCATCTGGGAGGCCAGCCGCCCCATTCCGCCCATCTCCCGCCAGGGCTGGGAGGCGGCGCTCTTCGCCCGGGTCGACCCGGCCTCCGAGGTGCCGGACCTCATGTTCCACTTCGGGACCAGCGCCTTCGACATCAACACCTCGCAGCTCGGCTACCCCAGCGCCGAGCACGCCTTCAGCCTCACCCCCAACGTCATGCGGGCCAGGAGCGAGGGCTTCGTCCGGCTGCGCTCCTCCGACCCGGCGGCCCCCCCGGTCATAGACTTCCGCTACTTCACCGACCCCGACGGGTACGACGACTGGATCATGACCGAGGGCGTCAAGCTGGCGCGCAGGATCGCCGAGCAGCCCGCGCTGCGGCCCTGGGTGAGGCGCGAGCTCGCGCCGGGACCCAACGTGAGGGACGACGGGCAGGTCTCCGAGTACGCGCGGCGCAGCGCCAACACCGTCTACCACCCCGCCGGCACCTGCCGCATGGGGGCGCCGGACGACCCGGCGGCGGTCGTGGACCCGCAGCTGCGGGTGCGGGGGGTGGGGAGGCTGAGGGTGGCCGACGCCTCCGTCTTCCCCACCATGATCGGGACGAACCCCTGCATCACCTGCATGATGATCGGGGAGAAGTGCGCGGACCTCGTTCTGGGGGCCGACGCCGGCACCCTGCAGCCGCGGGAGCTCGCCCGGTGA
- a CDS encoding aldehyde dehydrogenase family protein, whose translation MSGAAEHRMYVAGRWTGSASGARMEASSPATGERLGTVPEGTREDVRRAVAAAGKAATLWAGRSAFERAAAMERVAGIIEERREELSRTLVLDQGKTLAEARDEVEELALYFRMAAADAPRLEGSAPPSVDAGKRVLVYRVPRGVVGVISPWNWPYTMPAELIAPALACGNAVVWVPAPSTSVCAVALAGCLADAGLPAGVFNMVTGPGPVVGDEVAANPGTHAVGFIGSVETGRRVAARAAGKALLLEMGGNGPVVILDDADLDAAVEASISSAFMCAGQSCTAGELFMVHERVREAFLERLLAKVERGVRLGDPFSPETTMGPLNNEPTAQKVDRHVRDALERGARLLAGGSRAEGFPTRLYYEPTVLDGVTPQMQIFREETFGPVIPVAGIRDESEALSAVNASPYGLLSAVFTRDLERGLRFAEAVRTGWVNVNASSNHWESHLPFGGRSGSASGVGRVGGRYPMEAFTEPKTVILDLGR comes from the coding sequence GTGAGCGGCGCCGCGGAGCACCGGATGTACGTGGCGGGCCGCTGGACCGGCTCCGCCTCCGGAGCCCGGATGGAGGCCTCGAGCCCCGCCACCGGGGAGAGGCTCGGAACGGTCCCCGAGGGGACCCGCGAGGACGTCCGGCGGGCGGTGGCCGCGGCGGGGAAGGCCGCTACCCTGTGGGCCGGTCGGTCGGCCTTCGAGCGGGCGGCGGCCATGGAGCGGGTCGCCGGGATCATCGAGGAGCGCCGGGAGGAGCTCTCCCGGACGCTGGTCCTGGACCAGGGCAAGACCCTCGCCGAGGCCCGCGACGAGGTCGAGGAGCTCGCCCTCTACTTCAGGATGGCCGCCGCCGACGCCCCGCGGCTCGAGGGCTCGGCGCCCCCCTCCGTGGACGCGGGCAAGCGGGTTCTCGTCTACCGGGTCCCGCGCGGGGTGGTCGGCGTGATCTCGCCGTGGAACTGGCCGTACACCATGCCCGCCGAGCTCATCGCCCCGGCGCTGGCCTGCGGCAACGCGGTGGTCTGGGTCCCGGCCCCCAGCACCTCCGTCTGCGCCGTCGCTCTGGCCGGGTGCCTGGCCGACGCCGGGCTCCCCGCGGGCGTCTTCAACATGGTCACCGGGCCCGGCCCGGTCGTCGGCGACGAGGTGGCCGCGAACCCCGGCACCCACGCGGTGGGGTTCATCGGCTCCGTAGAGACCGGCCGCAGGGTCGCCGCCCGGGCCGCCGGCAAGGCCCTGCTGCTGGAGATGGGCGGCAACGGGCCCGTGGTGATCCTGGACGACGCCGACCTGGACGCCGCCGTGGAGGCTTCGATCTCCTCGGCCTTCATGTGCGCCGGCCAGAGCTGCACCGCCGGCGAGCTCTTCATGGTGCACGAGCGGGTGCGCGAGGCCTTCCTGGAGCGCCTGCTGGCGAAGGTGGAGCGCGGCGTGCGCCTCGGGGACCCCTTCTCCCCGGAGACCACGATGGGCCCCCTCAACAACGAGCCCACCGCGCAGAAGGTGGACCGCCACGTCCGCGACGCCCTGGAGCGCGGCGCCCGGCTGCTCGCCGGCGGCTCCCGGGCGGAGGGGTTCCCCACCCGCCTCTACTACGAGCCCACGGTGCTCGACGGCGTCACCCCGCAGATGCAGATCTTCCGGGAGGAGACCTTCGGGCCCGTGATCCCGGTGGCCGGCATCCGCGACGAGTCGGAGGCCCTCTCGGCGGTGAACGCCTCGCCCTACGGCCTGCTCTCCGCCGTCTTCACCCGCGACCTCGAGCGGGGGCTGCGGTTCGCCGAGGCGGTGCGCACCGGCTGGGTGAACGTCAACGCCTCCTCCAACCACTGGGAGAGCCACCTCCCCTTCGGCGGCCGCTCGGGCTCGGCCTCCGGCGTGGGCCGGGTCGGGGGGCGCTACCCGATGGAGGCCTTCACCGAGCCGAAGACCGTGATCCTGGATTTGGGCCGCTGA
- a CDS encoding aminotransferase class IV, translated as MRGRGAELLLWVDGRLLPAGEARVDPRDRGYTLGDGLFETMLCRGGRVPLLSRHLRRLRAGAGVVGISLPPEAELAGAVARTVEANGLGDGAVRLTVSRGVPEGRGLLPGGEERATVVVHAQPFGGYPEALYRRGMRLATSGLRRNERSPLSRIKSSSYLDNVLARREAAARGADEALLLNTAGRVAGASAANVFIIRGGRLITPDAGSGALPGVARGVVLELAPRLGLEAEERPVGPEELEAAEGCFLTNALMGVMPVRSVDGRRIGGGRAAWRLREGWEGLLSGPNPGSRSSAR; from the coding sequence ATGAGGGGGCGGGGAGCGGAGCTGCTGCTGTGGGTGGACGGCCGGCTCCTTCCGGCCGGGGAGGCACGCGTCGACCCGCGCGACCGGGGCTACACGCTGGGCGACGGGCTCTTCGAGACGATGCTGTGCCGCGGGGGCCGGGTCCCGCTCCTGAGCCGGCACCTGAGGCGGCTGCGCGCGGGGGCCGGGGTGGTGGGGATCTCCCTGCCGCCGGAGGCGGAGCTGGCAGGGGCGGTGGCCCGGACCGTCGAGGCGAACGGCCTCGGCGACGGCGCCGTGCGCCTCACGGTGAGCCGGGGGGTGCCGGAGGGGCGGGGGCTGCTGCCCGGAGGGGAGGAGAGGGCCACCGTCGTCGTCCACGCCCAGCCGTTCGGGGGGTACCCGGAGGCGCTCTACCGGCGGGGGATGAGGCTGGCCACCTCCGGCCTCCGGCGCAACGAGCGCTCGCCCCTCTCCCGGATAAAGTCCTCGAGCTACCTGGACAACGTCCTGGCCCGCCGCGAGGCGGCCGCGCGCGGCGCGGACGAGGCGCTCCTGCTCAACACCGCCGGGCGGGTGGCGGGGGCCTCCGCGGCCAACGTCTTCATCATACGCGGCGGGAGGCTCATCACGCCGGATGCGGGCTCGGGGGCGCTCCCCGGCGTCGCCCGGGGGGTGGTTCTCGAGCTCGCCCCGCGCCTCGGGCTCGAAGCCGAGGAGCGGCCCGTGGGGCCGGAGGAGCTTGAGGCGGCGGAGGGGTGCTTTCTCACCAACGCCCTGATGGGGGTCATGCCGGTCCGCAGCGTGGATGGAAGGCGGATCGGGGGCGGGAGGGCGGCGTGGCGGCTGCGGGAGGGGTGGGAGGGGCTCCTCAGCGGCCCAAATCCAGGATCACGGTCTTCGGCTCGGTGA